One segment of Neobacillus endophyticus DNA contains the following:
- a CDS encoding acyl-CoA thioesterase: MDNHFVSTREIHLYYADTDMMGVIYHANYLKFFELGRTGLIEDLGFSYVGMEDSGYFAPVYDIQVTYRKPLRYGDKAYVHTWVDHNDGIKTIYGYQILNGNDELCAEGSSTHIIVKKDNFRPASFKKAFPEWYLKYEEIKKK, from the coding sequence ATGGACAATCATTTTGTTTCTACAAGAGAAATTCATTTATATTACGCAGATACTGACATGATGGGCGTGATCTATCATGCCAATTATTTAAAATTCTTTGAATTAGGCAGAACCGGTTTGATTGAGGATTTAGGATTTAGTTATGTTGGAATGGAAGATTCTGGATATTTTGCACCAGTTTATGATATTCAGGTTACCTATAGAAAACCTCTCCGTTATGGAGACAAGGCCTATGTCCATACATGGGTAGACCACAATGATGGAATCAAAACAATTTATGGATATCAAATATTAAACGGAAATGATGAATTATGTGCAGAAGGCTCTTCCACACATATTATCGTGAAAAAAGATAATTTTAGGCCGGCATCATTTAAAAAGGCATTCCCGGAATGGTATTTAAAATATGAAGAAATAAAGAAAAAATAG
- the plsY gene encoding glycerol-3-phosphate 1-O-acyltransferase PlsY, with protein MIQIIIILVLAYLLGSIPSGLIIGKAFYNTDIRQHGSGNLGGTNTFRTLGVKAGLAVTLSDILKGTLAAALPMIFHQDLIPLVPGILAVIGHIYPIFAGFRGGKAVATSGGVILFCAPLLFITVIIAFFICLYISKYVSLSSMVAGVVGILYVIVMGFIQNFNIPLLVTIILLTSFVFYRHRANIKRIMNKTEPKIKWL; from the coding sequence ATGATTCAAATAATTATCATCTTGGTTCTGGCTTATTTACTTGGTTCCATACCTTCGGGTTTAATTATTGGAAAGGCATTTTATAATACCGATATACGCCAGCATGGCAGCGGCAATTTAGGTGGAACCAATACATTTCGAACCCTTGGTGTAAAAGCGGGATTGGCCGTAACCCTTTCCGATATTTTAAAAGGAACATTAGCAGCAGCATTACCTATGATTTTTCACCAAGATCTGATTCCATTGGTACCAGGAATATTAGCCGTTATTGGTCATATTTACCCTATCTTTGCAGGATTTCGCGGTGGAAAAGCTGTTGCAACTTCCGGTGGAGTAATCTTGTTCTGTGCACCACTATTATTTATTACGGTCATAATTGCCTTCTTTATTTGCCTGTACATATCAAAATATGTTTCTCTATCATCTATGGTAGCAGGTGTTGTTGGCATCCTATATGTCATCGTTATGGGTTTTATCCAGAATTTTAATATCCCTTTGCTCGTTACGATCATTCTGTTGACGTCGTTCGTCTTCTATCGCCACAGGGCAAATATTAAGAGAATCATGAATAAAACAGAACCAAAGATTAAATGGCTATAA
- a CDS encoding glycosyl hydrolase family 18 protein, producing MVQIELSKKRRLSAKGIFFGLIAAFILVISAIFFLFYPFASTEKTVYFHGLNPIIYKGAQQGNALIEKNKVYIPLSFLKKDLDNSVIMDEQSKSIIITSNDKVVQLPLNSLKYYVNGKQKKIQQAPIITKDGDVFAELDLLLSIYPVQYKRLPESHAVWIQRAGEEYTNGTIAADSAKADWLRLRTSASVRTPYTAETSNHEPVFIEREKDGYYFVRKANGIGGYIKKDYVKTEDKVKINIAQTSVTYSLPKINGPLNLTWEAVYTKTPASSTLPVMPGINVVSPTWFSLASEKGAIKNKASLQYSKWAHQKGYQVWGAFSNSFDPGLTFQTLKNFENRQNIIRQLLRCSKQYQIQGINFDIENVNEEDGQLVTQLVKEAAPYFHAAGLIVSMDITFPSGDHNKWSSFYERSKLSQIADYLIVMAYDEHTSAVTGEGSVASLPWVESNLKNLLTEVPKEKLVLGVPLFSRLWKEQTNPDGSVHITSKAVSMDTAKSWLASKGIVPTYDKQSGQNYAQYSAPNEDTTYKIWLEDEMSLTKRVQLAEKYHLAGVASWSRNFGDQTAWTALTPETDKNMAKK from the coding sequence ATGGTACAAATAGAATTATCAAAAAAACGGCGTTTATCAGCAAAAGGAATATTTTTTGGATTGATCGCTGCCTTTATTCTGGTTATTTCTGCGATCTTTTTTTTATTTTATCCGTTCGCATCAACTGAGAAAACTGTGTATTTTCATGGTTTGAATCCAATTATTTATAAAGGGGCTCAACAGGGAAATGCTTTAATCGAGAAGAATAAAGTTTACATTCCCTTGAGCTTTTTAAAAAAGGATTTAGACAATTCCGTTATAATGGACGAACAATCAAAATCCATTATTATTACTAGTAATGATAAGGTTGTGCAATTGCCTCTTAATTCTTTAAAGTACTATGTAAATGGGAAGCAGAAGAAAATACAGCAAGCACCGATAATTACAAAAGACGGAGATGTTTTTGCGGAATTAGATTTGCTGCTTTCGATTTACCCTGTTCAGTATAAAAGGCTACCAGAGAGCCATGCTGTATGGATCCAAAGAGCTGGAGAGGAATACACGAATGGGACAATAGCAGCTGACAGTGCTAAAGCGGATTGGCTTAGACTAAGAACAAGTGCTAGTGTTCGAACACCATATACTGCAGAGACAAGTAATCATGAACCTGTTTTTATTGAGAGAGAAAAGGATGGATATTATTTCGTCAGGAAAGCAAATGGAATCGGCGGTTATATTAAAAAAGATTATGTGAAAACGGAAGATAAAGTAAAAATCAATATTGCACAAACATCTGTAACATATTCACTGCCGAAAATAAATGGACCACTTAACTTGACTTGGGAAGCCGTATATACGAAAACTCCAGCATCATCCACCCTGCCGGTTATGCCAGGCATCAATGTTGTTTCACCCACATGGTTTTCACTGGCTAGTGAAAAAGGAGCAATCAAGAACAAGGCTTCATTGCAATATAGCAAATGGGCTCATCAAAAAGGCTATCAAGTATGGGGAGCGTTCTCCAATTCGTTTGACCCAGGACTCACTTTTCAAACATTGAAAAACTTTGAAAACCGTCAGAACATTATCAGGCAGTTGCTTCGTTGTAGTAAGCAATATCAAATACAAGGCATCAACTTTGATATCGAAAATGTGAATGAGGAAGATGGACAGCTTGTTACCCAGCTTGTAAAGGAGGCGGCTCCTTATTTCCATGCTGCAGGATTAATTGTATCGATGGACATTACGTTCCCTTCAGGAGATCATAATAAATGGTCGTCTTTTTATGAACGGTCAAAGCTTTCACAAATTGCTGATTATCTTATTGTCATGGCTTATGATGAACACACAAGTGCTGTTACAGGCGAAGGAAGTGTTGCAAGTCTTCCGTGGGTGGAAAGCAATTTGAAAAATTTACTCACCGAGGTACCTAAAGAAAAACTAGTACTTGGTGTTCCCTTGTTTTCAAGGCTTTGGAAGGAACAAACCAATCCCGATGGTTCCGTTCATATAACATCAAAAGCAGTTTCGATGGATACGGCAAAATCATGGCTTGCATCAAAAGGGATCGTGCCAACTTACGACAAGCAAAGCGGACAAAACTATGCACAATATTCTGCGCCAAACGAAGATACCACTTATAAAATATGGTTGGAAGATGAGATGTCTTTAACCAAACGTGTGCAATTAGCTGAAAAATATCATCTGGCAGGAGTGGCCAGCTGGTCAAGAAATTTTGGCGACCAAACAGCATGGACAGCATTAACCCCAGAAACAGATAAAAATATGGCAAAAAAATAA
- a CDS encoding sensor histidine kinase: MKLSENEKYYRDLAEKYENLSRILEKQLQEEIIKNKEKDQILIQHSRLAAMGEMVANISHQWRQPLNNLTLLLQDVREALEFGEIDDHYIDQFTREGMVIIKNMSQTINDFRRFYKPNKEKSAFSVGDSIVEALSIFSISLKKHGIQVEFKFGGQQIAYGYPNEYGLVVLNILSNARDAFVANTINNRKLIIKLSESEKFVSAEFIDNAGGIEPSLLQKIFDPYFTTKPQGTGFGLYMTKMIVENMSGMVSVENTSNGAKFSLSVPKAATLIEKEFTATLANK, encoded by the coding sequence ATGAAACTAAGTGAGAATGAAAAATATTATCGTGATCTTGCCGAAAAATATGAAAATCTGAGCAGAATTTTAGAAAAGCAGCTGCAAGAGGAAATAATCAAGAATAAAGAAAAAGACCAGATCCTTATTCAGCACTCAAGGCTTGCGGCGATGGGAGAAATGGTGGCGAATATCAGTCATCAATGGCGTCAGCCTTTAAACAATTTGACACTGTTGCTTCAAGATGTAAGGGAGGCATTGGAATTTGGTGAAATTGATGACCATTATATCGATCAATTTACGAGAGAAGGAATGGTTATCATAAAAAATATGTCTCAGACCATCAATGATTTTCGCAGATTTTACAAACCGAATAAGGAAAAAAGTGCTTTTTCTGTAGGAGATTCGATTGTAGAGGCATTGTCCATCTTTTCAATTAGCTTAAAAAAACATGGGATTCAAGTAGAATTTAAATTTGGCGGCCAGCAAATCGCTTATGGCTATCCAAATGAATACGGGCTTGTGGTTCTCAATATCCTTTCAAATGCCAGGGATGCTTTTGTGGCCAATACGATCAATAATCGTAAACTAATAATTAAATTATCCGAATCGGAAAAATTCGTATCAGCAGAATTTATTGATAATGCGGGCGGGATTGAACCATCACTCCTTCAAAAAATATTTGATCCTTATTTTACAACCAAGCCTCAAGGTACTGGTTTCGGTCTTTATATGACTAAAATGATAGTGGAAAATATGAGCGGGATGGTATCTGTCGAAAACACCAGCAATGGAGCGAAATTCAGTTTATCTGTACCAAAGGCAGCAACCTTAATAGAAAAGGAATTTACCGCAACACTAGCGAACAAATAA
- a CDS encoding CoA-binding protein, with the protein MAIENPSLEEIGAILKKSKRIAVVGLSNKPDRTSYQVSKVMQQAGYEIIPVNPVIDEALGVKAIASLKDIEGHIDIVNVFRRSEQLLDVAKEFLEVDADVFWAQQGLVNEEAYELLKGKGFTVIMDRCIKVMHALTK; encoded by the coding sequence ATGGCAATCGAAAACCCGAGTCTTGAAGAAATTGGAGCTATTTTAAAAAAATCTAAACGCATTGCCGTCGTTGGCTTAAGCAATAAACCTGATCGAACCTCTTACCAAGTTTCTAAAGTAATGCAGCAGGCAGGCTATGAGATTATTCCTGTCAATCCGGTCATTGATGAAGCGCTTGGTGTAAAGGCTATAGCCTCATTAAAAGATATTGAAGGGCATATCGACATTGTTAACGTATTCCGTCGTTCCGAACAATTGCTGGATGTGGCTAAAGAATTTCTTGAGGTAGATGCTGATGTTTTTTGGGCACAGCAGGGATTAGTAAATGAAGAAGCTTACGAATTATTAAAAGGTAAAGGATTCACCGTGATCATGGATCGTTGTATTAAAGTAATGCATGCTTTAACGAAGTAA